One Herbaspirillum rubrisubalbicans genomic window carries:
- a CDS encoding methyl-accepting chemotaxis protein: protein MDFRRLKVSSRLMLGFGSVLLLLLIIISMALLKMDQIDQQLSSITDVNNAEVQQLSIMRAAVFEQSLASRGILMSTTSEELKQYADLLPQQISIYSEAEKTLAKMFAEAPDTTDTEKKAIILIQQQSAEVLPRLQQLIKAVRDNDSDAIKAVLAASPLSRLQAQRRATLAELARFEDKLNGEARDDAKALYKTARRLIVTLGVLALLLGMVSAILIIRSVVKQLGGEPADAAELASLIAKGDLRREVNVASADPASLMMSMKSMNTALRDIVREVRAGTDAITTASTEIAAGNLDLSSRTEEQASSLEQTASAMEQLVATVKNNADSAGQANQLAEQASAVASESGQLVQEVVSTMAAIDASSKKIVDIISVIDGISFQTNILALNAAVEAARAGEQGRGFAVVASEVRSLAQRSSTAAREIKALIDDSVDKVATGSALVNQAGQTMHEVVTSVERVVSVIGAISAASSEQSKGIDEINHAIAQMDQVTQQNAALVEQAAAASQSLQAQARKLSGVVEVFVVA from the coding sequence ATGGATTTCAGGCGGCTCAAGGTTTCTTCACGACTCATGCTGGGCTTTGGCAGCGTGCTCTTGTTGCTGTTGATTATCATCTCAATGGCCTTGCTGAAGATGGACCAGATCGATCAGCAGTTGAGCAGTATTACCGACGTCAACAATGCCGAGGTGCAACAACTCTCCATCATGCGTGCAGCCGTCTTTGAACAGTCGCTGGCATCGCGCGGCATCCTGATGAGCACCACGAGTGAAGAGCTGAAACAATACGCCGACCTGCTGCCGCAACAGATTTCCATCTACAGCGAAGCAGAAAAAACCCTGGCCAAGATGTTTGCCGAGGCGCCTGATACTACCGATACCGAGAAAAAAGCCATCATCCTCATCCAGCAACAATCGGCCGAGGTATTGCCTCGGCTACAGCAGTTGATCAAGGCAGTCCGGGATAACGACAGCGACGCCATCAAGGCCGTCCTGGCTGCTAGCCCCCTGAGCCGGCTGCAGGCGCAACGTCGCGCGACGCTGGCCGAACTCGCACGCTTCGAAGACAAACTCAACGGCGAGGCCAGGGACGACGCCAAGGCGCTCTACAAGACGGCGCGCCGATTGATCGTCACATTGGGGGTGCTGGCCTTGCTGCTGGGCATGGTCAGCGCCATCCTCATCATCAGGAGCGTGGTGAAGCAACTCGGCGGTGAACCCGCCGACGCGGCCGAACTGGCGTCCCTGATCGCCAAGGGCGACCTGCGTCGGGAAGTCAACGTCGCCAGCGCCGATCCGGCCAGCCTGATGATGTCGATGAAAAGCATGAACACAGCGCTGCGAGACATCGTGCGCGAGGTGCGCGCAGGAACCGATGCCATCACCACCGCCAGCACCGAGATTGCCGCCGGCAACCTGGACCTATCTTCCCGTACCGAGGAACAAGCCAGTTCCCTGGAGCAAACCGCCTCGGCCATGGAACAACTGGTGGCCACCGTCAAGAACAATGCCGATAGCGCCGGCCAGGCCAATCAGCTGGCCGAGCAAGCCTCTGCGGTGGCCTCCGAAAGCGGCCAGCTGGTGCAGGAAGTGGTGAGCACCATGGCGGCCATCGATGCCTCCTCGAAGAAAATCGTCGACATCATCAGCGTGATCGATGGCATTTCCTTCCAGACCAATATCCTGGCGCTCAATGCGGCCGTGGAAGCCGCACGTGCCGGTGAACAGGGACGCGGTTTTGCCGTGGTGGCCTCGGAAGTGCGCAGCCTGGCCCAGCGCAGTTCTACCGCCGCGCGGGAAATCAAGGCGCTCATCGACGACTCGGTGGACAAGGTTGCCACTGGCAGCGCTCTGGTCAATCAGGCTGGCCAGACCATGCACGAGGTCGTCACCAGCGTGGAGCGCGTGGTCTCGGTGATCGGTGCCATCAGTGCAGCCAGCAGCGAGCAGAGCAAGGGCATTGATGAAATCAACCATGCCATCGCCCAGATGGATCAGGTCACGCAGCAGAATGCGGCCTTGGTGGAACAGGCTGCGGCGGCTTCGCAATCCCTGCAGGCACAGGCGCGCAAGCTCAGTGGCGTAGTGGAAGTGTTCGTGGTGGCATAA
- a CDS encoding DUF3311 domain-containing protein, with protein MRLLLLLPFIGLLWVPFYNAELPSLFGFPFFYWYQFAWVPLTSLIVWLVYRDGLKKGVQ; from the coding sequence ATGCGGCTATTACTTCTGCTGCCTTTCATCGGCCTGCTCTGGGTCCCGTTCTACAACGCCGAATTGCCCAGCCTGTTCGGTTTCCCCTTCTTCTACTGGTACCAGTTCGCTTGGGTGCCGCTGACTTCGCTGATTGTCTGGCTGGTCTATCGTGATGGCCTCAAGAAGGGAGTCCAATGA
- the mctP gene encoding monocarboxylate uptake permease MctP, with product MDASNIHWTALWVFLFFFVLVTVLGFMASKWMAGPSNKGAHLDEWGLGGRNFGTWITWFLVGGDFYTAYTVIAVPALVYAVGAYGFFALPYTILVYPIVFVIMPKLWHAAHKAGHVTAADVVWGRYQSRPLEFAVALTGVVATMPYIALQLIGMEVVIKALGMSGELPLLAAFVILALYTYSAGLRAPALIAFVKDIMIYIVVLVAVVVVPAKLGGYGAVFNSARDAFALKGGATGLTLKPTQFLPFATLALGSALAAFMYPHTLTGIFAAKDANTIRKNAVFLPAYTVLLGLIALLGYMAYAAGIKVQANNDVVPALFNTLFPGWFAGFAFAAIAIGALVPAAVMSIGASNLFTRNFWKPYVSPGISHEGEAKVAKVVSLVVKFGALIFILFLPTKFALDLQLLGGVWILQTFPALVFGLFVGWFGARALLCGWAVGIVGGSWLAFIDGIKPVHSFIVGDQTYTLYTGLIALALNVVVAVLANLVLGKGSQPALKR from the coding sequence ATGGACGCGTCCAACATCCACTGGACCGCACTGTGGGTCTTCCTGTTCTTCTTCGTCCTGGTCACCGTGCTGGGTTTCATGGCCTCCAAATGGATGGCCGGCCCCAGCAACAAGGGCGCCCATCTCGATGAGTGGGGCCTGGGAGGCCGCAATTTCGGTACCTGGATCACCTGGTTCCTGGTGGGCGGCGACTTCTATACCGCCTACACCGTCATCGCCGTGCCGGCGCTGGTGTATGCGGTCGGGGCCTATGGCTTCTTCGCCCTGCCCTATACCATCCTGGTCTATCCCATCGTGTTCGTGATCATGCCCAAGCTGTGGCACGCCGCGCACAAGGCTGGTCACGTCACCGCCGCTGATGTGGTGTGGGGGCGCTATCAATCGCGTCCGCTGGAGTTTGCCGTCGCCCTGACCGGGGTCGTGGCCACCATGCCCTACATCGCCTTGCAACTGATCGGCATGGAAGTGGTGATCAAGGCGCTGGGCATGAGCGGTGAACTGCCGTTGCTGGCCGCGTTCGTGATCCTGGCGCTCTATACCTACTCGGCCGGCCTGCGGGCACCGGCGCTGATCGCCTTCGTCAAGGACATCATGATCTACATCGTGGTGCTGGTGGCGGTGGTGGTGGTGCCGGCCAAGCTGGGTGGCTATGGGGCGGTGTTCAATTCAGCCCGTGACGCCTTTGCGCTCAAGGGTGGCGCCACCGGCCTGACCTTGAAGCCCACCCAGTTCCTGCCCTTCGCCACGCTGGCGCTGGGTTCGGCACTGGCGGCCTTCATGTATCCGCACACCCTGACCGGCATCTTTGCCGCCAAGGACGCCAACACCATCCGCAAGAACGCGGTGTTCCTGCCGGCCTACACGGTCCTGCTGGGCTTGATCGCGCTGCTGGGCTACATGGCCTACGCGGCTGGCATCAAGGTGCAGGCCAACAATGATGTGGTGCCGGCGCTGTTCAATACGCTGTTCCCGGGCTGGTTTGCCGGCTTCGCGTTTGCGGCCATTGCCATCGGTGCGCTGGTGCCGGCGGCGGTGATGTCCATTGGTGCCTCCAACCTCTTCACCCGCAACTTCTGGAAGCCTTACGTCAGTCCTGGCATCAGCCACGAGGGCGAAGCCAAGGTGGCCAAGGTAGTATCGCTGGTGGTCAAGTTCGGAGCGCTGATCTTCATCCTGTTCCTGCCCACCAAGTTCGCGCTGGACCTGCAACTGCTGGGCGGGGTATGGATCCTGCAGACCTTCCCGGCGCTGGTGTTCGGTCTGTTCGTGGGCTGGTTCGGTGCACGGGCGCTGCTGTGCGGCTGGGCGGTAGGTATTGTCGGCGGTAGCTGGCTGGCCTTTATCGATGGTATCAAGCCGGTGCACAGCTTCATCGTCGGCGACCAGACCTATACCCTCTACACCGGCCTGATCGCACTGGCCCTCAATGTGGTGGTGGCAGTGCTGGCCAACCTGGTGCTGGGCAAGGGGTCGCAACCAGCACTGAAGCGTTGA